In Agarivorans gilvus, one genomic interval encodes:
- a CDS encoding phosphoribulokinase — translation MSAKHPIIAVTGSSGAGTSTTSEVFAHLFRQHKLNAAFIEGDSFHRYTRPEMDVAIRKAREHGKHISYFGPEANDFNLLYEFFRQYGETGVGQYRRYLHTFDEAVPYNQMPGTFTPWQDLPEETDVLFYEGLHGGVAYEDKSVASKVDLLIGMVPIVNLEWIQKLVRDTTERGHSREAVQESIVRSMDDYINYITPQFSRTHINFQRVPTVDTSNPFSAKSIPSLDESMLVIRFRGLKNVDFPYLLQMIDGAYMSRQNTIVVPGGKMGFAMELILSPMIQQLLETGKIR, via the coding sequence ATGTCAGCTAAGCATCCCATTATTGCCGTCACCGGTTCCTCAGGAGCAGGCACCTCAACCACCAGCGAAGTCTTCGCTCACTTATTTAGACAGCATAAGCTCAACGCGGCCTTCATCGAAGGCGATAGTTTCCATCGTTATACTCGCCCAGAAATGGACGTAGCCATTCGTAAAGCGCGTGAACACGGCAAGCACATTAGCTACTTTGGCCCTGAAGCCAACGACTTTAATCTGCTCTATGAGTTTTTCCGCCAATACGGCGAAACGGGCGTAGGCCAATACCGACGTTATCTGCATACCTTTGATGAAGCCGTACCCTACAACCAAATGCCGGGCACCTTTACCCCGTGGCAAGATCTACCAGAAGAAACCGACGTGCTGTTTTATGAAGGCTTACATGGCGGGGTGGCTTATGAAGATAAAAGCGTGGCTTCAAAAGTCGACTTACTAATTGGCATGGTGCCGATTGTAAACTTAGAGTGGATCCAAAAATTAGTGCGCGATACCACCGAACGTGGCCATTCTCGCGAAGCGGTGCAAGAATCCATCGTGCGTTCGATGGATGATTACATCAACTACATCACCCCGCAGTTTTCACGCACCCATATCAACTTTCAGCGCGTGCCTACGGTTGATACCTCCAACCCCTTTAGCGCCAAAAGCATTCCTAGCTTAGATGAGAGCATGCTGGTGATCCGTTTTCGCGGTTTAAAAAATGTTGATTTCCCCTACTTGTTGCAGATGATTGATGGCGCTTATATGTCACGGCAAAACACCATTGTGGTTCCGGGCGGAAAAATGGGCTTTGCCATGGAATTGATCCTGTCGCCAATGATCCAACAGTTATTAGAGACAGGAAAAATACGTTAA
- a CDS encoding tape measure protein: MNKLLELALKIKASVSGQSSVKDFSQDVDRLAKEVAAADVPTEALTKELDKLSKAANDAKNPNNDLAKALDDTRRKAKNNKTAVEQNAKGLDKLKQSASGATNRFIALAGAYLGINTLKNSLVSLFTTGDKFERLDTQLTAIMGSIEGGEKASAWIKDFAKNTPLQLEEVTQVFVKLKAMGLDPMDGSMQGIIDQAFKLGGSFQEAEGISLALGQAWAKQKLQGEEILQLIERGVPVWELLEKVTGKNTKELQDLSTAGELGRDTIKALMDEMAAQSQGAAAANMSLLSGLISNARDNLSQFYNMVSQSGALDWLKAQLQYINDEFSRMANSGELQLWAKRVSDGIIQIGEALKSGITNLIAWKDEVFLLGKAWAGLKLLTWVGQLKTLVVELRATAVSTASAATKVKVFGVSMSSASVAVRTLGAALKGVLVVAAIESIAKIIELGKVTYDLVKAKQALAESEQVAARESAQLTLAYQLLSEQLGINIKDTEHFNQLLNDGTIKFNEAKQAWELASQAMQDLGESHKTSADYLNAVNAATERSQSQHQGLLNQLIKTTQANQALGETFKELGLDLNQLEGRAGESFAGIEKGLQVLQNATGVSSKAIASYLSKAFSQAQNKAELDKVKQALEALQQSGRLSGEALSSAMNSAKQATERLSGAIAKANNNAQASNQDTAQSHQEVGEAAEQASEHVSRGSENATQSVRAQKDAVDFLSLSWEEMGEKVDELQNRIRHNSMRQGRINENLLDAMAKQQVEYDKQTLALAGQAKAYRHIEDAINSTEQPSLQFLDRAKKSVAAMDLLDKSKLSALNNQIDSASRKLQNLRDSAKSALASVQDELDQLNGNDEAIAQRRQEQALKQLKEQLEQAELAKDTQAISDLKDAIKLQQQLYKQQQSASKNEQQTTTQSNDVAPTQTTNTTSSVASNSTVKALRLELALPSGGVIQSEVYDAVSQRLLDELEQIKATS; this comes from the coding sequence ATGAACAAGTTACTAGAGTTAGCACTTAAAATTAAAGCCAGCGTAAGCGGCCAAAGCAGCGTTAAAGACTTTAGCCAAGACGTAGACCGCTTAGCTAAAGAAGTGGCGGCTGCCGATGTGCCCACCGAAGCCCTAACTAAAGAGCTAGATAAACTCAGTAAAGCGGCCAATGATGCTAAAAACCCCAATAACGATTTGGCTAAAGCCCTAGATGATACCCGCCGCAAAGCCAAGAACAATAAAACTGCCGTTGAACAAAACGCCAAAGGCCTAGATAAGCTTAAACAATCGGCCAGTGGCGCCACCAATAGATTCATTGCGTTAGCCGGTGCCTATCTGGGCATTAATACCCTAAAAAATTCGCTGGTTTCACTGTTTACCACCGGCGATAAATTCGAGCGCTTAGATACCCAGCTCACCGCGATTATGGGCAGCATTGAGGGCGGTGAAAAAGCCAGTGCCTGGATTAAAGATTTTGCGAAAAACACGCCACTGCAGCTAGAAGAAGTTACCCAAGTTTTTGTGAAGCTCAAAGCCATGGGACTCGACCCCATGGACGGCAGCATGCAAGGCATTATTGACCAAGCCTTTAAGCTGGGCGGGAGCTTTCAAGAAGCCGAAGGCATTAGCCTAGCGCTTGGCCAAGCCTGGGCAAAACAAAAACTGCAGGGCGAAGAAATTCTACAACTCATTGAGCGTGGCGTGCCGGTGTGGGAGCTGCTCGAAAAAGTTACCGGTAAAAACACCAAAGAACTGCAAGACCTTAGCACTGCTGGCGAGTTGGGCCGAGATACCATTAAAGCGTTAATGGATGAAATGGCCGCCCAAAGCCAAGGGGCGGCGGCAGCCAATATGAGCCTGTTATCTGGCTTAATTTCTAATGCCAGAGACAATTTAAGCCAGTTTTACAACATGGTGAGCCAAAGCGGCGCACTGGATTGGCTAAAGGCTCAGCTACAGTACATTAATGACGAATTTAGCCGCATGGCCAACAGCGGCGAGTTGCAGCTATGGGCGAAGCGAGTATCAGACGGCATTATTCAGATTGGAGAAGCACTTAAAAGCGGTATAACTAATCTTATTGCCTGGAAAGATGAGGTCTTTCTGCTCGGTAAAGCCTGGGCAGGCTTAAAGTTACTCACTTGGGTAGGCCAATTAAAAACCCTAGTGGTAGAGCTAAGGGCGACTGCTGTGAGCACAGCCTCGGCGGCCACTAAGGTTAAGGTGTTTGGTGTAAGCATGAGCTCGGCCTCGGTAGCGGTGCGTACCTTAGGCGCGGCGCTTAAAGGGGTATTGGTAGTCGCGGCCATAGAGTCCATCGCCAAAATCATTGAGCTGGGCAAAGTGACTTACGACTTGGTAAAAGCCAAACAAGCCTTGGCCGAAAGTGAGCAAGTCGCGGCGAGAGAAAGCGCTCAATTAACGCTAGCCTACCAACTACTTTCTGAGCAGCTGGGCATCAATATTAAAGATACCGAGCATTTCAATCAGCTGCTTAATGACGGCACGATCAAATTTAATGAGGCCAAACAAGCTTGGGAACTCGCCAGCCAAGCCATGCAAGACTTAGGCGAAAGCCATAAGACCAGTGCAGACTATTTGAATGCCGTAAATGCGGCCACCGAGCGCAGCCAAAGCCAACATCAAGGCCTGCTCAACCAGCTAATAAAAACCACACAAGCTAATCAGGCCCTTGGAGAAACCTTTAAAGAACTAGGCTTAGATCTTAATCAATTGGAAGGCCGCGCCGGTGAATCTTTTGCAGGCATTGAAAAAGGTTTGCAAGTATTGCAAAACGCCACGGGAGTCAGCAGCAAGGCCATTGCTAGTTACCTCAGTAAAGCCTTTAGCCAGGCTCAAAATAAAGCCGAGCTGGATAAAGTAAAGCAAGCACTTGAGGCCTTACAACAAAGCGGCCGATTAAGCGGCGAAGCCCTTAGCAGCGCCATGAATAGTGCCAAACAAGCCACCGAGCGCCTTAGCGGAGCCATTGCCAAAGCCAATAATAATGCGCAAGCCAGTAACCAAGACACCGCCCAAAGCCACCAAGAAGTAGGCGAAGCCGCCGAACAGGCCAGCGAGCACGTTAGCCGTGGTAGCGAAAATGCTACCCAAAGTGTTAGAGCCCAAAAAGACGCCGTGGATTTTTTAAGCCTGAGCTGGGAAGAAATGGGCGAAAAAGTCGATGAGCTGCAAAACCGCATTCGCCACAACTCCATGCGCCAGGGCCGTATTAACGAGAACCTACTCGATGCCATGGCCAAGCAGCAAGTGGAGTACGACAAGCAAACCTTAGCCTTAGCGGGGCAAGCCAAAGCCTACCGCCACATTGAAGACGCCATAAACAGCACCGAGCAGCCAAGCCTTCAGTTTTTAGACCGCGCTAAAAAATCGGTAGCGGCGATGGACTTGCTCGATAAAAGCAAACTTAGTGCCCTGAACAACCAAATCGACAGCGCTAGCCGTAAGCTGCAAAACCTGCGCGATAGCGCCAAATCTGCCTTGGCCTCGGTACAAGACGAACTCGACCAACTCAACGGCAATGATGAAGCCATTGCCCAGCGCCGCCAGGAACAAGCACTGAAGCAGTTAAAAGAACAACTGGAGCAAGCCGAACTGGCAAAAGACACACAAGCGATAAGTGATTTAAAAGACGCTATCAAGCTGCAGCAGCAACTATACAAACAGCAGCAATCGGCCAGTAAAAATGAGCAACAAACCACGACTCAATCCAATGATGTTGCGCCAACGCAAACCACAAACACCACGTCCAGCGTGGCGAGCAATTCGACTGTGAAAGCCTTGCGTTTAGAGCTAGCGTTGCCTTCTGGGGGCGTCATTCAATCAGAAGTATACGATGCAGTCTCTCAGCGCCTTCTTGATGAATTAGAACAGATTAAGGCGACCTCATGA
- a CDS encoding DUF1127 domain-containing protein, protein MSINATTIGNRKNTSFFHFFADAYQLCNTWINRQKTRRQLAQLPAYLLRDIGLTEADRYQESRKHFWED, encoded by the coding sequence ATGAGCATTAACGCAACCACTATTGGCAACCGCAAAAATACGTCTTTCTTCCACTTTTTTGCTGACGCTTACCAACTTTGTAATACTTGGATAAATCGCCAGAAAACTCGCCGTCAATTGGCACAACTTCCAGCTTATTTACTACGCGACATAGGTTTAACTGAGGCCGACCGTTACCAAGAGTCACGCAAGCACTTCTGGGAAGACTAA
- a CDS encoding pyridoxal-phosphate-dependent aminotransferase family protein translates to MNITSFNPPRRILMGPGPSDISPQVLQAQSRPIVGHLDPLFVGMMDEIKFLLQYAFQTSNPHTFAVSAPGSAGMETCFVNLVEPEDKVIVCINGVFGQRMLENVERCGGEAVVVEDSWGEPVSISKVEKALEQHPDAKVLAFVHAETSTGVASDAQALCALAKQHHCLSIVDAVTSLGGIPLKVDEWGIDAIYSGSQKCLSCVPGLSPVSFSQAAIDKLTKRKTKVQSWFLDQSLVMGYWSGEQKRSYHHTAPVTALYALHEALLSLYNEGLEVSWQRHADFHQQLTQGLSELGLELMVDESCRLPQLNLVAVPEGVDEAALRARLLNDYNLEIGAGLGQFAGKAWRIGLMGYAARQENVTLCLAALNDVLKS, encoded by the coding sequence ATGAACATCACTTCCTTTAACCCGCCTCGTCGTATTTTAATGGGCCCCGGCCCTTCAGATATTTCCCCTCAAGTATTACAAGCTCAAAGCCGCCCCATTGTGGGTCATCTAGATCCCTTGTTTGTTGGCATGATGGACGAAATAAAGTTTTTATTGCAGTACGCCTTTCAAACAAGCAATCCGCACACTTTTGCCGTATCTGCACCGGGGTCGGCAGGCATGGAAACCTGCTTTGTTAACTTGGTGGAACCTGAAGATAAAGTCATTGTGTGTATCAATGGCGTATTTGGCCAACGGATGCTGGAAAATGTTGAGCGTTGTGGCGGTGAAGCCGTTGTTGTTGAAGATAGCTGGGGTGAGCCTGTTTCTATCAGTAAAGTTGAAAAGGCTTTAGAACAACACCCGGATGCAAAAGTATTAGCTTTTGTACACGCCGAAACCTCAACCGGCGTGGCTTCTGATGCCCAGGCGTTATGTGCGTTAGCTAAACAGCACCATTGTTTAAGCATTGTTGATGCGGTGACCTCACTCGGTGGTATTCCTCTTAAGGTTGACGAATGGGGCATTGACGCTATTTATTCTGGCAGCCAAAAGTGTTTGTCTTGTGTACCGGGCTTGTCGCCGGTGAGTTTTAGCCAAGCCGCTATCGATAAGTTGACTAAGCGTAAAACTAAAGTGCAGAGTTGGTTTTTGGATCAAAGCCTAGTGATGGGCTATTGGTCGGGTGAACAAAAACGCTCTTATCACCATACTGCGCCAGTTACGGCCTTATATGCCTTGCATGAAGCCTTGTTGTCGCTTTATAACGAGGGCCTAGAAGTATCATGGCAACGTCATGCCGATTTCCATCAGCAACTTACTCAAGGATTAAGTGAATTAGGCCTTGAGTTAATGGTTGATGAGTCATGCCGCTTACCTCAGCTCAATTTGGTAGCTGTGCCTGAAGGGGTCGATGAGGCAGCGCTTCGAGCTAGACTATTGAATGACTATAACTTGGAAATTGGTGCTGGCTTAGGTCAATTTGCCGGTAAGGCTTGGCGGATTGGTTTAATGGGTTATGCTGCGCGCCAAGAAAATGTGACTCTATGTTTAGCAGCGCTTAATGATGTGCTTAAATCTTAA
- a CDS encoding NlpC/P60 family protein produces MKSQFKLWSVYLALCGCLVLSGCSNNRQTTAPNPPIQTSKLVAQQQQLLVQIQQEWQGTPYKLGGTNKQGVDCSAFVQHAYDRLYNSLLPRTTEQQLALGISVSLAEAQTGDLIFFRTSHKVRHVGVIYDQDYFLHASTSQGVIFSRLDNPYWSARILLIKRPFI; encoded by the coding sequence ATGAAGTCGCAATTTAAGCTTTGGTCTGTATATCTCGCGCTTTGTGGCTGCTTAGTGTTGAGCGGCTGCAGCAATAATCGTCAAACCACTGCTCCAAACCCACCTATTCAAACGTCTAAGTTAGTTGCTCAACAGCAGCAGTTGCTGGTGCAGATCCAGCAAGAGTGGCAAGGTACTCCTTATAAATTAGGCGGAACTAACAAACAAGGGGTCGATTGCTCAGCCTTTGTGCAGCATGCTTATGATCGCCTCTATAATAGCTTACTGCCTCGAACAACCGAGCAGCAGTTAGCTTTGGGTATCAGTGTTTCGTTAGCAGAAGCCCAAACCGGTGATTTAATCTTTTTTAGAACCAGTCATAAAGTTAGGCACGTTGGGGTAATCTATGACCAAGATTACTTCTTGCATGCGTCTACATCTCAAGGCGTGATCTTTTCTCGTTTAGATAACCCTTATTGGTCTGCTAGGATTTTGTTGATAAAACGACCGTTTATTTAG
- a CDS encoding YheU family protein, which translates to MIIPWQQLEPATLDALLESYVLREGTDYGEQELSLSDKLAQIKQQITNGTVLIVYSELHETVNLIAKEQFDASAKEGQQDDQ; encoded by the coding sequence ATGATCATTCCATGGCAACAATTAGAACCCGCAACACTCGACGCTTTATTAGAGAGTTATGTACTGCGCGAAGGCACCGACTATGGCGAACAGGAACTCAGCTTAAGTGACAAACTCGCACAAATTAAGCAACAAATTACTAATGGCACGGTTTTAATCGTATACTCTGAACTTCATGAAACAGTAAACTTAATTGCCAAAGAGCAATTTGATGCCTCTGCCAAGGAAGGGCAGCAGGATGATCAGTAA
- a CDS encoding DUF3624 family protein, protein MSCPFCQKAWFVEKLGRCKQCMLLANLGCLALLIPSLLYQGDVAVYRLALWSGFIAFAGLSLAHWLMFFYYRWFAAKPPKT, encoded by the coding sequence GTGAGTTGTCCGTTTTGCCAGAAAGCCTGGTTTGTTGAAAAACTAGGGCGTTGTAAACAGTGTATGTTGTTGGCTAATTTAGGCTGCTTAGCGTTGTTAATCCCCAGTTTGCTTTATCAAGGCGATGTTGCTGTATATCGCCTCGCCTTGTGGTCTGGTTTTATTGCCTTTGCTGGGCTAAGTCTCGCCCACTGGTTAATGTTTTTTTATTACCGCTGGTTCGCTGCCAAGCCTCCTAAAACCTAA
- the miaA gene encoding tRNA (adenosine(37)-N6)-dimethylallyltransferase MiaA, with the protein MPTLAPNLIVVLGPTASGKTQLGVYLARHYGGEILSADSRQVYKGLDLGSGKDLAEYQEIPYHLIDIVEPDSEYSVFHFQRDFFAAYQQVKQANRLPIMVGGTGLYIDAVTQNFQLSEVPVNQPLREHLAELSLEQLQQRLLQLKPQQHNSTDLTVRPRLVRAIEIAEADQTETQNKPQYPEISPLYLGIRWDRAILRKRITLRLKQRLEEGLIEEVQQLHQDGVSYEKLEFYGLEYRMVAQYLQHKLSYNDMFQKLNSQIHQFAKRQDTWFRKMERRGEVIHWLDPQHDLVAQAQSIIEPHLASLTA; encoded by the coding sequence ATGCCAACACTCGCCCCCAACCTTATCGTTGTATTAGGCCCGACAGCCTCGGGTAAAACTCAACTAGGAGTATACCTAGCGCGCCACTACGGAGGGGAAATACTGTCTGCTGATTCTCGTCAGGTATATAAAGGTTTAGATCTGGGTTCTGGCAAAGACTTAGCCGAGTATCAAGAAATTCCTTATCACCTGATTGATATTGTTGAACCCGATAGCGAATACAGCGTATTTCACTTTCAACGCGATTTTTTTGCAGCCTACCAACAGGTTAAACAAGCCAATAGGCTGCCAATCATGGTCGGCGGAACAGGCCTTTACATTGACGCAGTCACCCAGAACTTTCAATTAAGTGAAGTGCCGGTTAATCAGCCGCTCAGAGAACACTTAGCCGAGTTATCGCTGGAACAATTACAACAGCGCTTATTGCAGTTAAAACCACAGCAACATAACAGCACCGATTTAACGGTGAGACCTCGTTTAGTCAGAGCCATTGAGATAGCAGAAGCCGACCAAACTGAGACACAAAACAAGCCCCAATACCCCGAGATTTCTCCGCTGTATCTTGGTATACGCTGGGATAGAGCGATTTTAAGGAAGCGTATCACCCTGCGTTTAAAACAACGTTTAGAAGAAGGCTTAATAGAAGAAGTTCAGCAACTCCACCAAGACGGGGTGAGTTACGAAAAGTTAGAATTCTACGGTTTAGAATACCGAATGGTGGCGCAGTATCTACAACACAAACTTAGCTACAATGACATGTTCCAAAAGCTTAATTCACAAATCCACCAATTCGCCAAACGTCAAGATACTTGGTTTAGAAAAATGGAACGCCGCGGAGAAGTAATCCATTGGTTAGATCCTCAGCATGACTTGGTAGCGCAAGCCCAAAGCATCATTGAGCCCCACTTAGCCAGCTTAACAGCTTAG
- a CDS encoding flavin reductase family protein: protein MYLDFEGLSPNQVYHCMTQTIVPRPIAWVLSDNGTAASYNLAPFSYFTAVSSNPPLIMLSIGKKDDGSDKDTTVNIKQRKHCVVHIANAALAPQVTESARSLAHGESELDSQQLTTCAFTGFHLPRLKDAPIAMACELYEIQAVGNTPQAMILLKVLQLYIDDSVVTMQQERVEVNSNQLNPLGRLGGGEYWANGSSFSITRPK, encoded by the coding sequence ATGTACTTAGATTTCGAAGGTTTAAGTCCTAATCAGGTCTATCACTGTATGACCCAAACCATTGTGCCAAGACCCATCGCATGGGTACTAAGTGATAATGGCACTGCGGCGTCTTATAATCTTGCTCCTTTCTCTTATTTTACGGCGGTCAGCTCTAATCCTCCTTTAATTATGCTGTCGATTGGCAAAAAAGACGATGGTAGTGATAAAGACACCACCGTTAACATTAAACAGCGTAAGCATTGTGTAGTGCATATTGCTAATGCGGCGCTAGCGCCTCAAGTCACCGAGTCTGCGCGAAGTTTGGCGCATGGTGAGTCCGAGTTAGACTCACAGCAGCTTACTACTTGTGCTTTTACTGGTTTTCACCTGCCTCGCCTAAAAGATGCACCCATTGCCATGGCTTGTGAACTCTATGAGATCCAAGCAGTAGGTAATACCCCACAAGCGATGATCCTGCTGAAAGTATTACAGCTCTATATAGATGACAGTGTGGTGACCATGCAACAAGAGCGAGTCGAAGTGAACAGCAACCAGCTAAATCCACTAGGGCGCTTAGGGGGAGGAGAGTATTGGGCAAATGGTAGTAGTTTTAGCATAACGCGGCCAAAATGA
- a CDS encoding aldehyde dehydrogenase family protein, producing the protein MSGVKLQQDLGHLKQLALAQGAPSLQQRKHYLQQLLNLLLENQQDIIAAIASDFGQRCAEETRVLELFPAIAGIRYAQKHLKSWLKPQRRATSIWFAGASNRVVAKPLGVVGVIVPWNYPLYLAFGPLTDALAAGNRVMLKMSELSPALSQLLIRLMPLYLAEEVVRVYADEDGQLGAPFSALAFDHLLFTGSTATGRKVMLAAATQLTPLTLELGGKSPVIISDDFPIELAAERIMMGKLFNAGQTCVAPDYVLLPSSRRQAFVDACIRYCQKHYQSMADEAFSSIISEKFLARLNSLNEQALELGAEEFKLIAGDCAGKFAPRLLLNVPSEAEVMQQEIFGPLLPIMEYQQLDEAVAYVQQHSHPLALYIFSYQRAIQQQLIQQISAGGVCINDVLLHVAQHELPFGGVGSSGMGHYHGYDGFVQFSKMLPIFSQSRFSALKLLRPPYNKLSKRLIKIMLRG; encoded by the coding sequence ATGTCTGGCGTGAAGCTTCAGCAAGATTTAGGTCATTTAAAGCAGTTAGCATTGGCGCAAGGGGCACCAAGCTTGCAGCAGCGCAAGCATTACTTGCAACAATTGTTGAACTTGTTATTGGAAAATCAGCAGGACATTATTGCTGCCATTGCGAGCGACTTTGGCCAACGTTGTGCTGAAGAAACCCGAGTACTGGAGTTATTTCCTGCGATTGCGGGGATCCGTTATGCTCAAAAACATTTAAAGTCTTGGTTAAAGCCTCAGCGAAGGGCAACCAGCATTTGGTTTGCCGGGGCGAGCAATCGTGTAGTGGCTAAGCCCTTGGGGGTAGTCGGCGTGATAGTGCCTTGGAACTATCCCCTATATCTTGCCTTCGGGCCGCTTACCGATGCCTTAGCCGCGGGCAACCGAGTGATGCTGAAAATGTCGGAGTTAAGTCCCGCCTTAAGCCAACTGCTAATCCGCTTAATGCCATTATATCTTGCTGAAGAGGTGGTTCGAGTATATGCCGATGAAGATGGCCAGCTAGGCGCGCCTTTTTCGGCTTTGGCTTTCGACCATTTGTTATTTACCGGTTCTACTGCAACCGGGCGTAAAGTGATGCTGGCCGCGGCTACCCAATTAACGCCACTGACTTTAGAGCTGGGAGGGAAGTCTCCGGTGATTATTAGCGATGACTTTCCAATAGAGCTGGCGGCTGAGCGGATTATGATGGGTAAATTGTTTAACGCAGGGCAAACCTGTGTGGCGCCAGACTATGTGCTGCTGCCCAGCTCACGCCGCCAAGCCTTTGTTGATGCCTGCATTCGCTATTGTCAAAAGCACTATCAAAGCATGGCTGACGAGGCCTTCTCCAGCATTATTTCAGAGAAGTTTTTAGCTCGTCTCAACTCGTTGAATGAACAAGCGCTTGAGCTAGGGGCCGAAGAATTTAAGCTCATTGCCGGTGACTGTGCTGGTAAGTTTGCTCCGCGCTTGCTGCTTAATGTGCCGAGTGAGGCTGAGGTGATGCAGCAAGAAATATTTGGTCCCTTGCTGCCGATAATGGAATATCAGCAACTCGATGAAGCTGTCGCTTATGTTCAACAACACAGTCATCCTTTGGCCTTGTATATCTTTTCTTATCAGCGCGCCATTCAGCAACAATTGATTCAGCAAATTTCAGCCGGTGGGGTTTGCATTAATGATGTACTGTTACATGTGGCCCAACATGAGCTGCCTTTTGGTGGGGTGGGGAGCAGTGGTATGGGGCACTATCATGGCTATGATGGTTTTGTGCAGTTTTCAAAAATGCTACCGATCTTTAGTCAAAGTCGCTTTTCTGCACTTAAGCTATTGCGCCCGCCTTATAACAAGCTGAGCAAGCGCTTGATCAAAATTATGCTGCGTGGATAA
- a CDS encoding OsmC family protein translates to MKATVSWSKELQFIGESSSGHQILMDGDGAKAAASPMEYVLMAAGGCSSVDVISILSKARQQVSDCKVNLEAQRADSTPRVFTHIHLEFVVSGTDLSEKHVARAVQLSMDKYCSVSLMLGKACEISHSYRIEAA, encoded by the coding sequence ATGAAAGCGACCGTTTCTTGGTCTAAAGAACTGCAATTTATTGGTGAAAGTAGCTCGGGTCACCAAATATTAATGGATGGTGATGGTGCAAAAGCTGCGGCTAGCCCTATGGAATATGTACTAATGGCGGCCGGAGGTTGTAGCTCGGTGGATGTGATTTCCATTTTGAGCAAAGCCAGACAACAAGTGAGTGACTGTAAGGTCAATCTAGAAGCGCAACGAGCCGACAGCACGCCTCGTGTTTTTACTCATATCCATTTAGAGTTTGTGGTTAGCGGTACAGACTTAAGCGAGAAACATGTGGCCAGAGCCGTGCAACTAAGCATGGACAAGTACTGCTCGGTTTCTCTGATGTTGGGCAAGGCTTGTGAAATTAGCCACAGCTACCGAATTGAAGCCGCCTAG
- a CDS encoding hydrolase: MANSIVERNHPCRRIGIKHAPFVAPWWARNTHIQTLLPTFLRRKQKLKLTWQQLNLADGDFVDLAWVDSPQQSSAEQPIVVLFHGLEGSVDSPYAKGMLQASQQRGWRAVVMHFRGCSGKPNKQWRGYHSGEIGDASACINYLNEQFPNAPLFALGYSLGGNMLVNYLAKTPNSPIKAAAIVSPPLDLAACSERLQQGFSRVYQHHLLSRMKRNLRHKIGLIDKAPLSEEQVKTWRNFTQFDEHYTAKAHGFAGAADYYQRCSGLALLKDIRHPTLLIHAADDPFMDQRVIPQGHQLSPCVDYRLSHRGGHVGFVNGSLLRPNFWLETTIPEWFQQQLERPAK; this comes from the coding sequence ATGGCAAACAGCATAGTTGAGCGCAACCACCCATGCCGGAGAATTGGTATTAAGCACGCTCCCTTTGTAGCCCCTTGGTGGGCTAGAAACACCCATATTCAAACCTTGTTACCCACCTTTTTAAGGCGTAAACAAAAGCTTAAACTCACTTGGCAACAGCTGAATTTAGCCGACGGTGATTTTGTCGATCTCGCCTGGGTAGATAGCCCGCAGCAAAGCTCGGCTGAACAGCCGATAGTGGTACTTTTTCACGGCTTAGAAGGAAGCGTAGATTCCCCCTACGCCAAAGGCATGTTGCAAGCTAGCCAGCAGCGAGGTTGGCGCGCTGTAGTGATGCATTTTCGAGGTTGTAGTGGTAAACCCAACAAACAATGGCGGGGCTACCACAGTGGCGAAATCGGCGATGCCAGCGCTTGTATTAACTACTTAAATGAACAATTCCCAAACGCACCACTGTTCGCCTTAGGTTATTCCCTAGGTGGCAACATGTTAGTTAACTACTTAGCGAAAACCCCCAACTCACCGATTAAGGCCGCGGCCATAGTGTCGCCGCCGCTAGATTTAGCCGCCTGTTCGGAACGTTTGCAGCAAGGTTTTTCGCGCGTCTACCAGCATCACTTACTCAGCCGAATGAAGCGTAATCTTCGGCATAAAATCGGCCTTATAGACAAGGCTCCACTTAGCGAGGAACAAGTTAAAACTTGGCGTAATTTCACGCAATTCGACGAGCACTATACCGCTAAAGCCCACGGCTTTGCGGGAGCGGCCGATTATTACCAGCGCTGTAGTGGGCTAGCACTGCTAAAAGACATTCGCCACCCCACCTTGTTAATTCACGCGGCGGACGACCCCTTCATGGATCAACGAGTAATCCCCCAAGGCCACCAGCTAAGCCCCTGCGTTGACTACCGCTTGAGCCATCGCGGTGGACATGTGGGATTTGTTAATGGTAGCCTGCTGCGCCCAAATTTCTGGTTAGAAACCACCATACCAGAATGGTTTCAGCAACAACTGGAGCGCCCAGCAAAATGA